In Lutra lutra chromosome 6, mLutLut1.2, whole genome shotgun sequence, the following are encoded in one genomic region:
- the TAF11 gene encoding transcription initiation factor TFIID subunit 11: MDNACESPTEKGGETGEPDETAAATRGPGATDTDGIPEETDGDGDGDLKEATAEEGELKSQDISDLTAVEREDSSLLTPAAKKMKIDTKEKKEKKQKVDEDEIQKMQILVSSFSEEQLNRYEMYRRSAFPKAAIKRLIQSITGTSVSQNVVIAMSGISKVFVGEVVEEALDVCEKWGEMPPLQPKHMREAVRRLKSKGQIPNSKHKKIIFF, from the exons ATGGATAACGCCTGCGAGTCGCCCAcggaaaaaggaggagaaacaggGGAGCCAGATGAAACGGCCGCTGCTACCCGGGGCCCAGGAGCTACCGACACGGACGGAATCCCGGAGGAAACTGACGGGGACGGGGATGGGGACTTGAAAGAAGCTACGGCCGAAGAAGGCGAG cTCAAGAGTCAGGACATCTCAGATTTAACAGCTGTTGAAAGGGAAGACTCATCTTTACTTACTCCTGcagccaaaaaaatgaaaatagataccaaagaaaagaaagagaagaagcaaaaAGTGGATGAAGATGAGATTCAAAAGATGCA AatcctggtttcttctttttcGGAGGAGCAGCTGAACCGTTACGAAATGTATCGCCGGTCAGCCTTCCCTAAGGCAGCCATTAAGAGG CTGATCCAGTCCATCACAGGCACCTCTGTGTCTCAGAATGTTGTTATTGCTATGTCTGGTATTTCCAAGGTTTTCGTCGGGGAGGTGGTAGAAGAAG CACTGGATGTGTGTGAGAAGTGGGGAGAAATGCCACCACTACAACCCAAACATATGAGGGAGGCTGTCCGGAGGTTAAAGTCGAAGGGGCAGATCCCCAACTCAAAGCACAAAAAAATCATCTTCTTCTAG